The genomic stretch GGCGCATATAGGCCTTCCAGGAATCGGAGCCCGCCTCGCGGCCGCCGCCGGTCTCCTTCTCGCCGCCGAATGCGCCGCCGATCTCGGCGCCGGAAGGGCCGATATTCACATTGGCGATGCCGCAATCGGAGCCTTCCGCCGAGAGGAAACGCTCCGCCTCGCGCAGATCGGTCGTGAAGATCGACGACGCCAGGCCATGGCTCACATCGTTCTGCATATGCAGCGCATCGCCGAGATCGCGATATTTCATCGCATAGAGAATAGGCGCGAATGTCTCGCGGCGCGAGACCGGCGCCGGCTCGGCCAGCTCCACCAGCGCCGGCCGCGCGTAATAAGCATCCGGCCGCTCCTGCGCGAACAGGCGTTGGCCGCCGTAGATTTTGCCGCCGATCGAGGCCGCTTCATCCAGAGCATGACGCATGGCGCGATAGGAATCGCCGTCGATGAGCGGGCCGATGAGCGTCTTGCCCTCACGCGGATCGCCGACCGGCGCCGAGGCATAGGCGAGCGAGAGCCTTCCGATCAGCTGATCATAAACGGATTCGTGCACGATGAGGCGGCGCAGCGTGGTGCAGCGCTGCCCGGCCGTGCCCATGGCCGCGAAGGCGATGGCGCGCACAGCGAGATCGAGCGGCGCGGACGGACAGACGATGGCGGCGTTATTGCCGCCGAGCTCGAGAATGGAGCGCGCGAAGCGCTGCGCGAGCCGCGGCCCGACAGCGCGCCCCATTGCGGTGGAGCCGGTCGCCGAGACGAGCGCGACGCGGCGATCGTCGACGAGCCTCTCGCCGAGCTCGCGCCCGCCGATGACGAGGGCCGAGAGTCCTTTCGGCGCCTCGCCGAAACGCGCCAGCGCGCGCTCGAACAGCGCATGTGTGGCGAGCGCCGTCAGCGGCGTTTTTTCCGAAGGCTTCCACACCAGCGCATCGCCGCAGACGAGCGCTATGGCGGCGTTCCAGGCCCAGACGGCGACCGGGAAATTGAAGCTGGTGATGATTCCGACGACGCCGAGCGGATGCCATGTCTCCATCATGCGATGGCCGGGGCGCTCCGTCGCTATCGTGAGGCCGTAGAGCTGGCGCGACAGGCCGACGGCATAGTCGCATATATCGATCATCTCCTGCACTTCGCCGCGCGCTTCGGAGACGATCTTGCCGGCTTCTATGGTGATGAGCTCGGCGAGCTCATTCTTCGCCGCGCGCAATTCCTCGCCGAAGAGGCGAACCAATTCGCCACGCCGCGGCGCCGGAATATTGCGCCATTTGCGATAGGCGGCGTCGGCCTCGCCGATCGCCAAATCTAAAGCATTGCTGTCTTTTGTTTT from Methylosinus sp. C49 encodes the following:
- a CDS encoding aldehyde dehydrogenase family protein, whose product is MESCATTNDIAARAEELLFRITVPSALFRDGNLQVRTPITGEVIARAKTKDSNALDLAIGEADAAYRKWRNIPAPRRGELVRLFGEELRAAKNELAELITIEAGKIVSEARGEVQEMIDICDYAVGLSRQLYGLTIATERPGHRMMETWHPLGVVGIITSFNFPVAVWAWNAAIALVCGDALVWKPSEKTPLTALATHALFERALARFGEAPKGLSALVIGGRELGERLVDDRRVALVSATGSTAMGRAVGPRLAQRFARSILELGGNNAAIVCPSAPLDLAVRAIAFAAMGTAGQRCTTLRRLIVHESVYDQLIGRLSLAYASAPVGDPREGKTLIGPLIDGDSYRAMRHALDEAASIGGKIYGGQRLFAQERPDAYYARPALVELAEPAPVSRRETFAPILYAMKYRDLGDALHMQNDVSHGLASSIFTTDLREAERFLSAEGSDCGIANVNIGPSGAEIGGAFGGEKETGGGREAGSDSWKAYMRRATNTINYSSALPLAQGVVFDV